A single window of Maribacter algicola DNA harbors:
- a CDS encoding DUF6920 family protein: MRIALILFIGIHGIIHLFGLLKAFGFSGFNAISSPISKTSGVIWLLTALLFATALVLLILQSNYWWICGFFGVIISQILIFNYWSDAKFGSIANLIILVSVLISFAGIRFQKKVAAEQKALFEDSRVSGEIITEASIKGLPTIVQKWLINSGILGKKPISNVHLVQELQLKLKPEQETWNQGIAEQYFTVNPPAFVWNINTEMNSVLSVVGRDKFVNGQGAMTIKLLSLITVANAKNSERVDQATLQRYLAEMVWFPTASLSNNITWEAVDGNSAKATMEVNGTKGDGIFHFDDEGDFLKFTANRYKDEKEQNPTLWTVSALKSEKINGIQIPVELQADWQLEDGKWTWLKLTIKEIDYNLNGFPIGEH; encoded by the coding sequence ATGCGAATAGCGCTGATCTTATTCATTGGAATACACGGTATAATCCATTTATTTGGTTTGCTCAAAGCCTTTGGATTTTCAGGATTCAATGCCATAAGTTCACCTATTTCCAAAACTTCTGGGGTTATTTGGCTTTTGACCGCTTTGCTTTTTGCCACTGCTTTGGTTTTATTGATTCTTCAATCAAATTATTGGTGGATTTGCGGTTTTTTCGGGGTAATTATTTCCCAAATTTTGATTTTCAACTATTGGTCCGATGCTAAATTTGGAAGCATAGCGAACCTTATCATACTTGTATCCGTATTAATTTCCTTTGCTGGCATCCGTTTTCAAAAGAAGGTTGCCGCAGAGCAAAAGGCATTATTTGAAGATTCAAGGGTTAGCGGGGAAATTATTACGGAAGCTTCTATTAAGGGATTACCTACAATAGTCCAAAAATGGCTTATAAACAGTGGGATACTTGGTAAGAAACCGATTTCCAATGTGCATTTAGTGCAGGAATTACAATTAAAATTAAAACCTGAACAGGAAACTTGGAATCAGGGAATAGCTGAACAATATTTTACGGTAAACCCACCCGCTTTTGTCTGGAACATAAATACGGAAATGAACTCGGTTTTGAGTGTTGTTGGGCGCGATAAATTTGTAAACGGACAAGGAGCAATGACCATTAAACTATTGTCGTTAATTACCGTTGCCAACGCTAAAAATAGCGAAAGGGTGGACCAGGCCACTTTACAGCGATACTTGGCGGAAATGGTTTGGTTTCCAACGGCATCCTTAAGTAACAATATTACCTGGGAGGCTGTAGATGGGAATTCTGCGAAAGCGACCATGGAGGTCAATGGTACCAAAGGAGATGGGATTTTTCATTTCGACGATGAAGGAGACTTTTTAAAATTTACGGCCAACAGATACAAAGATGAAAAAGAGCAGAACCCAACCCTATGGACGGTATCGGCTTTAAAATCTGAAAAAATAAATGGCATACAAATTCCTGTTGAATTACAGGCAGACTGGCAATTGGAAGATGGGAAATGGACATGGCTTAAACTAACCATTAAAGAAATCGATTACAACCTAAACGGATTTCCAATAGGTGAACATTGA
- a CDS encoding TraB/GumN family protein has product MKHSILVLFTLLSLIGFSQTKLEYLQNNRFDLTKSGFDFPQKKFQLMGFGAYHGSQKTETTEIALIESLTKDGTIKYYLPETDFSIAHYFNEYLKTGDTLLLKELVEHYGSRVPQDKSIATYTKWKNLKTLNDGLSEKNKLTVVGVDLLVSYKYTAKHVLELIDRKEHDRKSVKDLAKMVENDTVNFFPYSASFSKSVLENFVEDYENHSTEFEISIEDKFAFAHIIKNLKETFVDFDNPLKRERLMYENYVALRKHYQFEKKPQFARFGFFHLEKQWEGKNPSFFVQLIENGIIDRDKIISVIGYLTESRVLWGRVFDDNGNYKDYNTEGGYGIGDYENEYFLGIDNLKESKVSDITLFRLNQAQTPYSDGIPDLMEIVMTDEKSNGELVKGKSTTEYLDYAVLISNSEASIPIEEMDKKTLPIQVHN; this is encoded by the coding sequence ATGAAGCATAGTATCCTCGTTCTATTTACACTTTTAAGTCTGATCGGTTTTTCCCAAACTAAATTGGAATACCTACAAAATAATAGATTTGATTTGACGAAATCAGGATTTGATTTCCCTCAAAAAAAATTTCAGCTTATGGGCTTTGGCGCCTATCACGGTAGCCAAAAAACGGAAACTACTGAAATTGCCTTAATTGAATCTTTAACAAAAGATGGCACCATCAAATACTACCTACCTGAAACGGATTTTAGTATAGCCCACTATTTTAATGAATATCTTAAAACTGGAGACACGCTGTTGCTCAAGGAACTGGTGGAACATTATGGAAGTAGGGTTCCACAAGATAAAAGCATCGCCACCTATACCAAATGGAAAAACCTTAAAACCTTAAACGATGGTTTATCTGAAAAAAACAAACTTACCGTGGTAGGCGTTGATCTTTTAGTAAGTTATAAATATACTGCCAAACACGTGTTGGAATTAATTGACAGGAAAGAACACGACCGAAAATCAGTCAAGGATTTGGCCAAAATGGTTGAAAATGATACGGTCAATTTTTTTCCATATTCCGCTTCTTTCTCAAAGAGCGTATTAGAAAACTTCGTTGAAGATTACGAAAATCATAGCACCGAATTTGAAATTAGTATTGAGGACAAATTTGCTTTTGCCCACATCATAAAAAACCTAAAGGAAACCTTTGTGGACTTTGATAACCCATTAAAAAGGGAAAGGCTCATGTATGAAAACTATGTGGCATTACGTAAACACTACCAGTTTGAAAAAAAGCCACAGTTCGCTCGGTTTGGTTTCTTCCATTTGGAAAAACAATGGGAAGGAAAAAATCCATCTTTTTTTGTTCAATTAATTGAAAACGGCATTATAGATAGGGATAAAATTATTTCGGTTATCGGTTATTTAACAGAAAGTAGGGTGCTTTGGGGAAGGGTTTTCGATGATAACGGAAATTATAAGGATTATAATACGGAAGGGGGTTATGGCATTGGAGATTATGAAAATGAGTATTTCCTTGGCATTGACAATCTAAAGGAAAGCAAGGTTTCGGATATTACACTATTTCGATTGAACCAAGCGCAAACACCCTATTCTGATGGTATCCCTGACTTAATGGAGATTGTCATGACGGATGAGAAATCAAATGGGGAATTGGTCAAGGGAAAATCCACGACGGAGTATTTGGATTATGCCGTTTTGATTTCCAATTCAGAAGCAAGTATACCCATTGAAGAAATGGATAAAAAAACGTTGCCTATCCAAGTCCATAATTAA